The proteins below are encoded in one region of Oryzias melastigma strain HK-1 linkage group LG9, ASM292280v2, whole genome shotgun sequence:
- the si:dkey-13n15.2 gene encoding protein transport protein Sec24C isoform X3 produces the protein MHHSRVLMTQHFPCLQHPPSASRYGLDPDSLPSAVKVMLEDRAEWWGRTFISEPFSPLPPLPTTSCVTEDRGNASPSVIRSTCYCLPCEAQAGALSRLPLGALVTPLGRPNAAEAPPPLCEDSERVDGCSSCGASMCPPMSWQDCGQRFYCPFCGKLNEVAWKHYQPTTGVNGVRVDADLRPELSLGSYEVISPQKEEPAALLFAVDVSASAQRGGHLEFITQQIQAVLSSMSREAGSCSVPVGLMSYDSRIHLYDLSPQRSRPHMLVIADTEEVQLPVREGLLVPLRDAIESLSSVLQLLPHVGADHDGSSGAPVELPIQAGLAVLQGLKSPGKLLIFHSADLMEAGNSNNSSSGLFGSNKPKSVFQPSDQSVSLAKECVIQGCGVHLFVLSQQDVGGAWPGHIPHLTGGALTSYDHLQGPPDQDRFGRDLRRTVETDCGFRAELQIFVSKDLRVSGCYGMFVPGPSPAHVTMATLDRSTTLAVELAHTRTLEEARGAVVQTVLSYTLRTGQRRTRVHTLTLRCSRHLQETFRNFQAQTLLSFYCKKMYCSVLERPLQELREELQTDMTAALASYRKHCSSSCVSAGQLVLPRFLRALPVFINSLRKSEVLLPGLRSSIHQRLQLRCRVLAMDPRSTVQHFYPPLLPLLPSDGDSCGSSPGEPLRCTAASLQPTGLYLLHPPLILLLWVGNQVPACTLAQLFSAACFSSLPSGEMKLPVLDTPLSVRVRSLIDELSGRTLHSRKMLVVKQGDACEEVLQRHLVEDKSPNGGASYADFLYHLHFNSVRLLQ, from the exons GGTTTTGATGACTCAGCATTTTCCCTGTCTGCAGCACCCCCCCTCTGCCTCCCGGTACGGTCTGGATCCGGATTCGCTGCCCAGCGCC GTGAAGGtcatgctggaggacagagctGAATGGTGGGGCAGGACCTTCATCTCAGAGCccttctctcctcttcctcctcttcccaCCACTTCCTGTGTGACGGAGGACCGAG GTAATGCCAGTCCCTCCGTGATCCGCTCCACCTGCTACTGTTTACCCTGTGAGGCTCAGGCGGGGGCGCTCAGCCGGCTGCCTCTGGGGGCTCTGGTCACCCCCCTGGGGAGGCCGAACGCTGCAGAG gcccctccccctctgtgCGAGGACTCGGAGCGCGTTGACGGCTGCAGCTCCTGCGGCGCCTCCATGTGCCCCCCCATGAGCTGGCAGGACTGCGGGCAAAGGTTTTACTGTCCCTTTTGTGGGAAACTCAACGAGG TGGCGTGGAAACACTACCAGCCCACCACAGGAGTGAACGGCGTCCGCGTGGACGCAGACCTCAGACCTGAGCTGAGTCTGGGCTCGTATGAGGTCATCAGCCCTCAGAAG gaGGAACCAGCTGCTCTGCTGTTCGCCGTCGATGTTTCTGCTTCAGCTCAAAGAGGAGGACACTTGGAGTTCATAACTCAACAAATCCAGGCAGTTCTGAGCTCTATGAGCAg GGAGGCTGGCTCCTGCAGCGTTCCCGTCGGTTTGATGTCGTACGACAGCAGGATCCACCTGTACGACCTCAGCCCGCAGCGGTCCCGCCCCCACATGCTGGTCATCGCCGACACGGAGGAGGTGCAGCTTCCTGTGAGGGAGGGGCTTCTAGTGCCCCTCAGAGACGCCATAGAGAGCCTCTCCAG CGTTCTGCAGCTCCTGCCTCACGTTGGTGCCGACCACGACGGCTCCAGTGGAGCTCCGGTGGAGCTGCCCATCCAGGCGGGCCTCGCCGTGCTTCAG GGCCTGAAGAGTCCCGGAAAGCTGCTGATCTTCCATTCTGCGGATCTGATGGAGGCGGGAAACTCAAACAACTCCTCCTCCGGACTCTTCGGGTCCAACAAACCAAAG TCAGTCTTTCAGCCGTCGGATCAGTCCGTCTCTCTGGCCAAAGAGTGCGTCATCCAGGGTTGCGGCGTGCACCTGTTTGTCCTCTCGCAGCAggatgtgggcggagcttggCCCGGCCACATCCCACACCTGACGGGAGGCGCTCTGACCAGCTATGACCACCTGCAG GGCCCGCCGGACCAGGACCGTTTCGGCCGGGACCTGAGGAGGACGGTGGAGACGGACTGCGGTTTCCGGGCCGAGCTCCAGATCTTCGTCTCTAAAG ATCTGCGTGTGTCTGGGTGTTATGGGATGTTCGTCCCCGGGCCCAGCCCGGCACACGTCACCATGGCGACGCTGGACCGGAGCACCACTCTGGCTGTGGAGCTGGCACACACCAGAACCCTGGAGGAGGCCAGAGGGGCGGTCGTACAG ACGGTTCTGTCCTACACCCTCCGGACCGGACAGAGGAGGACCCGGGTCCACACGCTGACGCTCAGATGCTCACGCCACCTTCAGGAGACCTTCAGGAACTTCCAGGCCCAAACGCTCCTCAGCTTCTACTGCAAAAAGA TGTACTGCTCGGTGCTGGAGCGCCCCCTGCAGGAGCtgagggaggagctgcagacggACATGACGGCGGCGCTGGCGTCTTACCGCAAACACTGCAGCTCTTCCTGCGTGTCGGCGGGGCAG CTGGTTCTTCCTCGGTTCCTGCGAGCTCTCCCCGTCTTCATCAACAGCCTGAGGAAGAGCGAGGTTCTGCTGCCGGGTCTGAGGAGCTCCATCCACCAGAGGCTGCAGCTGCGCTGCCGCGTGCTCGCCATGGACCCCCGCAGCACCGTCCAGCACTTCTACCCCCCCCTGCTGCCGCTG CTGCCGTCAGACGGAGACTCCTGCGGTTCGAGTCCGGGCGAGCCGCTGCGCTGCACGGCTGCCAGCCTGCAGCCCACGGGCCTGTACCTGCTCCACCCCCCCCTCATCCTGCTGCTCTGGGTGGGAAACCAAGTCCCAGCATGCACTCTGGCCCAGCTCTTCAGCGCCGCCTGCTTCTCGTCCCTGCCGTCCGGAGAG ATGAAGCTGCCGGTTCTGGACACTCCTCTGTCCGTCCGTGTTCGATCTCTGATCGATGAGCTGAGCGGCCGGACGCTGCACAGCCGAAAG ATGCTGGTGGTGAAGCAGGGAGACGCCTGTGAGGAGGTGCTGCAGCGCCACCTGGTGGAGGACAAGAGTCCGAACGGAGGAGCGTCGTACGCCGACTTCCTGTACCATCTGCACTTCAACTCTGTCCGACTCCTGCAGtga